The Desulfovibrio sp. genome has a window encoding:
- a CDS encoding SDR family NAD(P)-dependent oxidoreductase has translation MLLKDKTLIVTGASMGLGRALAEALAVLGAKLVINARGPEALDEAWHACDMVGARVVSVAGDASKASTVKSLMEAAHSLGDFTGFIHCAGMLRPGPLLWEMEEHGFDEVFSSNVKAAWQLTRHCVPALRSAGRGLAVFIGSKAASVAQPGISLYCSAKAAEEHLCRQLAAEAPWLTTFVYRPGIVDTRMQEQARNAVGGGGEALRNLFRPWKERGELIRPETSAMGLMRLLAGEWDGLSGKTFDIRDSIAL, from the coding sequence ATGCTGCTCAAGGACAAGACCCTGATCGTAACCGGCGCGTCCATGGGACTCGGCCGCGCCTTGGCGGAAGCCTTGGCAGTTCTGGGGGCCAAGCTGGTTATAAACGCGCGCGGTCCGGAAGCCTTGGACGAGGCATGGCATGCCTGCGACATGGTCGGGGCCAGGGTGGTGTCGGTAGCAGGAGACGCATCCAAGGCCTCCACCGTGAAGTCGCTCATGGAGGCCGCGCATTCCCTCGGAGACTTCACGGGGTTCATACACTGCGCCGGAATGCTCAGGCCAGGCCCCTTGCTTTGGGAAATGGAGGAGCACGGCTTCGACGAGGTCTTCTCCTCCAACGTCAAGGCCGCCTGGCAGCTGACGAGGCACTGCGTTCCAGCTTTGCGCTCTGCGGGAAGGGGTTTGGCGGTGTTCATCGGCTCCAAAGCGGCTTCGGTGGCCCAGCCAGGCATTTCCCTGTACTGCTCGGCCAAGGCCGCCGAGGAGCACCTGTGCAGGCAGCTGGCCGCGGAAGCTCCCTGGCTCACCACGTTCGTCTACCGCCCGGGGATTGTGGACACCCGCATGCAGGAGCAGGCCCGCAACGCCGTGGGCGGAGGCGGAGAGGCCCTCAGGAACCTTTTCCGTCCCTGGAAGGAACGAGGCGAACTGATAAGGCCAGAGACTTCAGCCATGGGACTGATGCGCCTGCTCGCAGGCGAGTGGGACGGGCTTTCGGGAAAAACGTTCGACATCCGCGACAGCATAGCGCTCTAG
- the amrB gene encoding AmmeMemoRadiSam system protein B, whose translation MIRQAVVAGQFYPSSASALEKEVRRCLSRAPAVRTEPTILAMAPHAGYVYSGEVAGITLGQANLTDTILLLGPNHTGMGTPLSVWNRGQWLTPMGAMDIDEALADALIAADSRLTADRAAHVQEHSLEVMLPFLCAIKGGGFKGVPVAVAEHKLSELSGVAKNISKVLASWPGPVSMVVSSDMSHYVSHERAKELDSMALSPVLELDPVGLYSTVREAGISMCGVLPMTLGLLIALEMGAKKAELAAYATSGDASGDYSKVVGYAGVLVS comes from the coding sequence ATGATCCGCCAAGCTGTTGTCGCCGGCCAGTTCTACCCCAGTTCCGCTTCCGCCCTGGAAAAAGAAGTCCGTCGCTGTCTTTCCCGTGCCCCGGCTGTCCGGACCGAACCGACGATTTTGGCCATGGCCCCCCATGCCGGGTACGTCTATTCCGGGGAGGTGGCGGGCATCACCCTGGGTCAGGCCAACCTCACCGACACCATCCTGCTGCTTGGACCCAACCATACAGGAATGGGGACTCCTTTGTCCGTCTGGAACAGGGGACAGTGGCTCACGCCCATGGGCGCCATGGACATTGATGAGGCCCTGGCGGACGCCCTCATCGCCGCGGATTCCCGGCTCACGGCCGACAGGGCGGCCCATGTCCAGGAGCATTCCCTGGAGGTCATGCTGCCGTTCCTGTGTGCCATCAAGGGCGGCGGCTTCAAGGGCGTGCCTGTGGCTGTGGCTGAGCACAAGCTGTCGGAGCTTTCCGGGGTGGCAAAAAACATTTCCAAGGTGCTCGCATCCTGGCCCGGTCCGGTCTCCATGGTGGTCAGTTCGGACATGAGCCACTACGTCTCCCATGAGCGAGCCAAGGAGCTCGATTCCATGGCCTTGAGCCCCGTGCTGGAGCTTGATCCGGTGGGACTCTATTCCACGGTGCGGGAGGCGGGCATCAGCATGTGCGGTGTGCTGCCCATGACCTTGGGGCTTCTTATCGCCCTGGAAATGGGAGCGAAAAAGGCCGAGCTGGCCGCGTACGCCACGTCAGGCGACGCGTCAGGGGATTATTCCAAGGTGGTCGGCTACGCGGGCGTGCTGGTCAGCTGA
- a CDS encoding TVP38/TMEM64 family protein, with protein MTTRKTGLALSLVLFALVAAFAAWTAHADAILSLVRFWAGYYKGFVLANPATCWLGILAVGAVIINCPVPVAALVKVLAGFFFGVQAGMALNVFVSVLGGLLGFMATRHLFHRPLYSRFSHQLARVNLDIARNGFWYVLSARLLMVTPFFLVNVLSGLSCIRKRKFLLGTFLGVIPSSAIYAVSGSHLESIRTASDMASPQFAFILALLAAVSVVPALIRRKKRKPA; from the coding sequence ATGACAACGCGAAAAACGGGATTGGCCTTAAGCCTCGTGCTGTTCGCCCTGGTGGCCGCCTTTGCCGCGTGGACAGCCCACGCCGATGCGATCCTTTCCTTGGTCAGGTTCTGGGCCGGGTATTACAAGGGGTTCGTGTTGGCCAACCCCGCGACGTGTTGGCTGGGAATCCTGGCTGTTGGGGCCGTTATAATCAATTGCCCTGTTCCCGTGGCCGCCCTGGTCAAGGTGCTGGCAGGGTTTTTCTTCGGGGTTCAGGCCGGGATGGCGCTGAACGTCTTCGTATCGGTGCTGGGCGGACTGCTGGGCTTCATGGCCACCAGGCATCTTTTCCATCGGCCGCTGTATTCGCGTTTCAGCCACCAGCTGGCCAGGGTCAACCTGGATATAGCCCGCAACGGGTTCTGGTACGTTCTTTCCGCCAGGCTCCTCATGGTCACCCCATTTTTTCTGGTGAACGTGCTGTCCGGACTTTCCTGCATCCGCAAACGGAAGTTCCTGCTGGGCACATTCCTGGGCGTTATTCCGAGCTCCGCCATCTATGCGGTTTCCGGCAGCCACCTGGAAAGCATCAGAACAGCCTCCGATATGGCCAGCCCCCAATTCGCCTTCATCCTGGCGCTTCTGGCAGCAGTGTCTGTCGTTCCCGCCTTGATCAGGCGCAAAAAACGCAAGCCCGCCTAG
- a CDS encoding tetratricopeptide repeat protein, with protein sequence MRPPAKTAWLLCLCILLASLTEVRAQSYSLSTDSSADLLTITFPKNAPAPVVLRTGAKRVEVLFPAGTKLKGVSGGSVKGRHVSNLSVADNVLVVETEGDTFGFVASPKGDKSYQLQLFYDPAGSRWKPQTPDDAKAPEQPQPDSAKQAAQPPTAPSGDAGQAKPDQTARPGGGVVGKIDFPGSQPAPSVSPQPASTGPAAQGSQPAAPAGAQTSTQVPQAQPGQTAPADKPAPQTKPQSSGQGVSGTIARPGPQAQPGQPAAQSAPVAQPGQSPAPKTDAQPQAVAVQQPSAPAAQSPPVTAEPPQTGQPPRGEVRGAISMQQALQESPNVPPQPGAAKPPAGAVSGQIAQPAPQPEKTSPPPVAQEQAAQTPAPGPQAPPQAEQPEPFPPVEEAKQPEKTQGDTLEDKTYIVSGQQSLAHGDYDKALIVAKTLLAKPELSKDLREEALYLQAEAVFHLNKDKMPELFLETSDILQQALNFNTSSMKLPRALIKLGYINLRQGNLPEARAYFNLMRTKYPMDEEIPLIDVYWGEYYLDLAKQGDPKGNYERASQSFREVLQKHPESRFARDAALGLSKAQFELQQYAEASKIIEYVDKRWPRYYIENPTMRRVAADIAYKLGEFDKAKDDYLWFYNLVPGDSSNDLVLARLGDVSMRLGKKDPAREFYDMAIRMYPGKEGALMAMMRLAEQGIHDAPTLQEMFKAFADPKDIKPDKIYEIIVNEYPKSILAPLALLKLAMWKMYKEEYPETLDLVGRFTKSYPGDVLENQAIEVGVHAFGKMIGTLLEEMNYKRIQELWQAYPYLVKRADVLSDRERLGVALALYYQGAPREALAMAEPYLDMGPTPDAQKALALMFTIYRENQDWQSIINALRKVSSWKLADNPRRALEFAQAMALEHTGEHARSRLLWAKLAADNQLDPAKRAYAVYYQARTAYDRKDFDKALMWAMDSRLLFKEAAKDDGKARDALLLMIEANQAAGRYREALALCDEYEGEAPENSAEWASNRLRMANLNRMLGNMDLWRKILVDMRDSLGDSLYGKLASTELATKGIEERAGKLTSPK encoded by the coding sequence GTGCGCCCACCCGCCAAGACAGCTTGGCTCCTCTGCCTGTGCATTCTGCTCGCTTCCCTGACCGAGGTCAGGGCCCAGAGCTATTCCCTCAGTACGGATTCCTCAGCCGACCTTTTGACCATCACTTTCCCCAAGAACGCTCCCGCTCCCGTGGTTCTGCGCACCGGGGCCAAGCGAGTGGAAGTGCTGTTCCCTGCGGGCACCAAGCTCAAAGGGGTTTCCGGCGGAAGCGTAAAGGGGCGCCACGTCTCCAACCTGAGCGTTGCCGACAACGTGCTGGTGGTGGAAACAGAGGGCGACACCTTCGGCTTTGTCGCCTCGCCGAAAGGAGATAAATCTTACCAGCTCCAGCTTTTCTACGATCCTGCCGGTTCGCGCTGGAAACCGCAGACCCCGGACGATGCGAAGGCGCCTGAGCAGCCGCAGCCGGACAGCGCCAAGCAGGCCGCACAACCGCCTACGGCTCCATCCGGCGACGCGGGCCAGGCGAAACCTGATCAGACGGCCCGGCCTGGCGGCGGCGTGGTCGGCAAAATCGATTTTCCCGGCTCCCAGCCCGCTCCGTCGGTGTCCCCGCAGCCCGCCAGCACCGGCCCCGCCGCGCAGGGGAGCCAGCCTGCCGCTCCGGCGGGCGCTCAGACTTCCACGCAAGTGCCTCAAGCTCAACCCGGACAGACGGCTCCGGCGGATAAACCGGCCCCGCAGACGAAACCGCAATCATCCGGACAGGGGGTAAGCGGAACCATAGCGCGGCCAGGGCCACAGGCCCAGCCGGGTCAACCCGCGGCACAATCCGCCCCTGTTGCGCAACCTGGCCAAAGTCCTGCGCCTAAGACAGATGCTCAGCCCCAAGCGGTTGCGGTGCAACAGCCGTCCGCTCCTGCCGCTCAGTCCCCTCCGGTCACGGCTGAACCGCCGCAGACCGGGCAGCCTCCGCGCGGTGAGGTTCGCGGCGCGATCTCCATGCAGCAGGCCCTTCAGGAAAGCCCCAACGTTCCGCCGCAACCTGGCGCTGCCAAGCCGCCCGCCGGCGCCGTTTCCGGCCAGATTGCTCAGCCCGCGCCACAGCCTGAGAAAACCTCTCCGCCTCCGGTCGCGCAGGAACAGGCGGCACAAACGCCAGCGCCAGGGCCCCAAGCTCCTCCCCAGGCCGAGCAGCCGGAACCCTTCCCTCCTGTGGAAGAGGCGAAGCAGCCCGAAAAAACGCAGGGAGACACGCTGGAGGATAAAACCTACATCGTCTCCGGCCAGCAATCCCTTGCCCATGGCGACTACGACAAGGCCCTTATCGTGGCCAAGACGCTTCTGGCCAAGCCCGAGCTGAGCAAGGATCTGCGTGAAGAGGCTTTGTACCTCCAGGCGGAGGCTGTGTTTCATTTAAACAAGGACAAAATGCCCGAGTTGTTTTTGGAGACGAGCGACATTCTCCAGCAGGCGCTCAATTTCAACACCTCGTCCATGAAGCTTCCCAGGGCGCTCATCAAGCTCGGTTACATCAATCTGCGCCAGGGCAATCTTCCCGAAGCCAGGGCGTACTTCAACCTGATGCGCACCAAATACCCCATGGACGAGGAAATACCGCTCATCGACGTGTATTGGGGCGAGTATTATCTCGATCTGGCCAAGCAGGGCGACCCCAAGGGCAACTATGAGCGGGCCTCGCAGTCGTTTCGCGAAGTGCTCCAGAAGCACCCGGAGAGCCGGTTCGCGCGCGACGCGGCACTTGGGCTTTCCAAAGCCCAGTTCGAACTGCAGCAGTATGCTGAAGCCAGTAAAATCATTGAATATGTCGACAAGCGCTGGCCCCGCTATTACATTGAAAACCCCACCATGCGCCGCGTGGCAGCGGACATCGCCTACAAGCTAGGCGAGTTCGACAAGGCCAAGGACGACTACCTCTGGTTCTACAACCTCGTGCCCGGAGATTCCTCCAACGACCTGGTGCTGGCCAGGCTTGGCGACGTGAGCATGAGGCTCGGCAAGAAGGACCCGGCCCGCGAATTCTACGACATGGCCATCCGGATGTACCCCGGCAAGGAGGGGGCGCTGATGGCCATGATGCGTCTTGCCGAGCAGGGCATCCACGACGCGCCGACCCTTCAGGAGATGTTCAAGGCCTTCGCCGACCCGAAAGACATAAAGCCCGACAAGATCTACGAGATAATAGTCAACGAATACCCCAAGAGCATCCTGGCCCCTCTGGCGCTTCTTAAGCTGGCCATGTGGAAGATGTACAAGGAGGAGTATCCGGAAACATTGGACCTGGTGGGGCGTTTTACCAAGTCCTATCCCGGCGATGTTCTGGAGAACCAGGCCATCGAGGTGGGGGTCCATGCCTTCGGCAAGATGATAGGCACCCTGCTTGAGGAGATGAATTACAAACGGATTCAGGAACTCTGGCAGGCCTATCCCTATCTGGTGAAGCGAGCCGACGTGTTGAGCGACCGCGAACGCCTGGGCGTGGCACTGGCGCTCTACTATCAGGGCGCGCCCAGGGAGGCCCTGGCCATGGCCGAGCCGTACCTGGACATGGGGCCCACCCCGGACGCCCAGAAGGCCCTGGCCCTTATGTTCACCATCTACCGCGAGAATCAGGACTGGCAGTCCATAATTAACGCCTTGCGCAAGGTTTCCTCCTGGAAGCTGGCGGACAACCCCCGCCGCGCCCTGGAATTCGCCCAGGCCATGGCCTTGGAGCATACGGGTGAGCATGCGCGTTCGCGTCTTCTCTGGGCCAAGCTGGCTGCGGACAACCAGCTCGATCCGGCCAAACGGGCCTACGCCGTCTACTACCAGGCGCGCACCGCCTACGACCGCAAGGACTTCGACAAGGCCCTCATGTGGGCCATGGATTCCCGCCTCCTCTTCAAGGAGGCGGCCAAGGACGACGGCAAGGCCAGGGACGCCCTGCTGCTCATGATCGAAGCCAACCAGGCCGCCGGACGTTACCGGGAGGCCCTGGCCCTGTGCGACGAGTACGAAGGCGAAGCCCCGGAGAACAGCGCGGAATGGGCGTCCAACCGTCTGCGCATGGCCAATCTCAACCGCATGCTCGGCAACATGGACCTGTGGCGCAAGATCCTGGTGGACATGCGTGACAGCCTTGGAGACTCGCTCTACGGTAAACTGGCTTCCACCGAGCTTGCCACCAAGGGTATTGAAGAGCGGGCCGGGAAGCTGACCAGCCCGAAGTGA
- the rpsO gene encoding 30S ribosomal protein S15: MVMTADDKLKVIEDYKTHEGDTGSPEVQVALLTNRITYLTEHFKAHAKDFHSRTGLLKLVGQRRKLLNYLKNKDVSRYRALISRLGIRK; this comes from the coding sequence GTGGTAATGACAGCTGATGACAAGCTGAAAGTCATCGAGGACTACAAGACGCACGAGGGAGACACTGGTTCCCCCGAGGTGCAGGTGGCGCTTTTGACCAATCGCATCACCTATCTGACTGAACACTTCAAAGCCCACGCCAAGGATTTCCATTCCCGCACGGGCCTGTTGAAACTTGTCGGCCAGCGCCGCAAGCTGCTCAACTACTTGAAGAACAAGGACGTCAGCCGCTATCGCGCGCTGATTTCGCGGCTCGGCATCCGCAAGTAA
- a CDS encoding GTP cyclohydrolase I FolE2, producing MKDVQSSPAEVSIAIDRVGIKSLRLPLTVRDRANEKQHTVAEVDLAVDLPAKFKGTHMSRFVEALESWNGELDYHGFRELVVGVRDRLEAQNAHVTVRFPYFIRQRSPASQALSNMDYACTVQGDLSSDRFRMTLGVEVPVMTVCPCSLAISDQGAHSQRTVIRVRCRFKGFVWLEELISMAESAGSSPVYALLKREDEKHVTEAAFANPCFVEDVVRGMAQALDDHPRITWYAVEAESFESIHNHCAFAGTERDKS from the coding sequence ATGAAAGACGTCCAATCCTCCCCGGCCGAGGTGTCCATCGCCATAGACCGCGTGGGCATCAAGTCCCTTAGGCTGCCGCTCACCGTGCGCGACCGCGCCAACGAGAAACAGCATACCGTGGCCGAGGTGGACCTGGCTGTGGATCTGCCGGCCAAGTTCAAGGGCACCCACATGTCGCGCTTCGTGGAGGCCCTGGAGAGCTGGAACGGCGAATTGGACTATCACGGCTTTCGCGAGCTGGTGGTTGGAGTCCGCGACCGCCTGGAGGCCCAGAACGCCCACGTCACGGTGCGGTTTCCCTATTTCATCCGCCAGCGCTCCCCGGCCAGCCAGGCCCTGTCCAACATGGACTATGCCTGCACGGTCCAGGGCGATCTCTCCAGCGACCGGTTCCGCATGACCCTGGGTGTCGAGGTGCCGGTGATGACCGTGTGCCCGTGTTCGTTGGCCATCAGCGACCAGGGGGCGCACAGCCAGCGCACCGTCATCCGTGTCCGGTGCCGGTTCAAGGGCTTCGTGTGGCTGGAGGAGCTTATCAGTATGGCCGAGTCGGCCGGGTCGTCGCCCGTGTACGCGCTCTTGAAGCGTGAGGACGAGAAACACGTCACCGAGGCCGCCTTCGCCAACCCCTGCTTCGTGGAGGACGTGGTGCGGGGCATGGCCCAGGCCCTGGACGATCACCCGCGCATCACCTGGTACGCGGTGGAGGCCGAGAGCTTCGAATCCATCCACAACCACTGCGCCTTTGCCGGCACCGAGCGGGACAAGTCCTAG
- a CDS encoding sigma-54-dependent Fis family transcriptional regulator, with protein MSLDTSGIIGKSPALTSVFSVLSKVAPTDSTVLVTGESGTGKELLVRALHANSRRHSKPFVPVNCGAIPRELLESELFGHEKGAFTHAIRNRAGRFELADGGTIFLDEIGDMDLSLQVKILRVLQEKEFERVGGSRTIKTDVRVVAATNRDLEAEVAAGRFREDLFYRLNVIPLHLPPLRERGEDILLLADAFMQRFCALKGRKVLGMRQETKDLFLRYCWPGNVRELENFMERLSILCDSDVIQPEDLPKKIWEGAGQTCPQPEVQYTRPPGFVWPAVSDLKDRGIGLKEFLDEIEERLLTEALGMADGVKNQAAEILGIKRTTLIEKLKKKNMLGA; from the coding sequence ATGAGTTTGGATACCTCGGGCATCATCGGTAAAAGCCCGGCCCTCACCAGCGTTTTCTCCGTGCTCTCCAAGGTGGCTCCCACCGACTCCACTGTTCTGGTCACCGGCGAGTCCGGCACGGGCAAGGAGCTACTCGTCAGGGCCTTGCACGCCAACAGCCGCCGCCATTCCAAGCCGTTCGTTCCGGTGAACTGCGGGGCCATCCCCAGGGAGCTTCTGGAATCCGAACTGTTCGGGCACGAGAAGGGCGCCTTCACCCATGCCATCCGGAACCGCGCCGGACGCTTCGAACTGGCCGACGGTGGCACCATCTTCCTGGACGAAATCGGGGATATGGACCTGTCGCTTCAGGTGAAGATACTACGGGTGCTCCAGGAAAAGGAGTTCGAACGCGTCGGCGGTTCGCGAACCATCAAGACCGACGTGCGCGTGGTGGCAGCCACCAACCGCGATCTGGAGGCCGAGGTGGCTGCAGGGCGCTTCCGGGAAGACCTTTTCTACCGTTTGAACGTCATCCCCCTGCACCTGCCCCCGCTTCGGGAACGCGGGGAAGACATCCTGCTCCTGGCGGACGCCTTCATGCAGCGCTTCTGCGCCTTGAAAGGGCGCAAGGTGCTCGGCATGCGCCAGGAAACGAAGGATCTTTTCCTGCGCTATTGCTGGCCCGGCAACGTGCGCGAGCTGGAAAACTTCATGGAGCGGCTCTCCATCCTGTGCGATTCGGACGTGATACAGCCTGAGGACCTGCCCAAGAAGATCTGGGAGGGAGCCGGGCAGACATGCCCTCAGCCGGAGGTTCAGTACACCAGACCTCCTGGCTTTGTGTGGCCCGCAGTGTCCGATCTGAAAGACCGCGGGATAGGGCTCAAGGAATTTTTGGACGAGATCGAGGAGCGCTTGCTCACGGAGGCCCTGGGCATGGCCGACGGCGTGAAGAATCAGGCCGCCGAGATACTGGGAATCAAGCGCACGACGCTTATCGAAAAGCTCAAAAAGAAGAACATGCTTGGAGCGTAA
- the pnp gene encoding polyribonucleotide nucleotidyltransferase codes for MGLLDKAVRIERTVGQNAIIMETGRLANQADGAVWIQSGGTVVLVTVCSQALEFDKGFFPLTVEYREMSYAAGRIPGSYFRREIGRPSEREVLTCRLIDRPHRPLFPKGYRDEVQIIATVLSSDGYNDPDILAMTGASAALHISSVPFMGPIAGARIGYIDGQFVLNPPITALKDESSLNLTFAATRDAVVMVEGGGNFISEDLLADALDWGHKQVQPLFELQDELREKAGKPKSVFTPPVENAELKELVQATVEAEIKGALCIVEKMARRDARKALKVKAVEAAKATFPDDATVPAKAAEIFEALEKKTMRAYIRETGTRIDTRDTKTVRPIDIQVAVLPRTHGSCLFARGETKALCVATLGSTGDEQRIETLAGETSKRFMLHYNFPPYCVGEVKPVRGPSRRDIGHGALAERSILPVLPEPGEFPFTLRVVSEVMESNGSSSMASVCGASLALMDAGAPIKAPVAGIAMGLIKEGDDYLVLTDILGDEDAMGDMDFKVAGSAEGITGIQMDIKITGIPQEVMRRALHQARDARLGILDKMNSTLAAPRTELSPYAPQLTVVEINPEKIREVIGPGGKTIKAITASTGASIDIDDSGKISIFAPTQEAMERAKEMVLFYDQKADLGRNYQGKVKKIIDCGAVVEILPGLEGLVHVSQLDINRVENVGDVVAMGQDLEVKVIAVEPNGRIRLSRKAVLLEEQGETIDLNDFAAPSRPRGDRPGGDRRGGSCDRGGRGGDRGGRR; via the coding sequence ATGGGTCTTCTCGACAAAGCAGTCCGGATCGAACGCACGGTCGGACAGAATGCAATCATTATGGAAACCGGACGTCTGGCCAATCAGGCCGACGGAGCGGTCTGGATACAGAGCGGCGGCACCGTGGTGCTGGTCACCGTGTGCTCGCAGGCCCTGGAATTCGACAAGGGCTTCTTTCCCCTCACTGTCGAATACCGGGAGATGTCCTACGCGGCCGGCCGCATTCCCGGCTCCTACTTCCGCCGCGAAATCGGCCGCCCCTCCGAGCGCGAAGTGCTCACCTGCCGTTTGATCGACCGCCCCCACCGTCCGCTGTTTCCCAAGGGATACCGCGACGAGGTGCAGATCATCGCCACCGTGCTCTCCTCGGACGGCTACAATGATCCCGACATCCTGGCCATGACCGGTGCCTCAGCGGCCCTCCACATCTCCAGCGTCCCCTTCATGGGCCCCATCGCCGGCGCCCGCATCGGCTACATCGACGGGCAGTTCGTGCTGAACCCTCCCATCACCGCCTTGAAGGACGAATCCTCCCTCAACCTGACCTTCGCCGCCACGCGCGACGCCGTGGTCATGGTCGAAGGCGGGGGCAACTTCATTTCCGAGGACCTTCTCGCCGACGCCCTGGACTGGGGCCACAAGCAGGTCCAGCCCCTTTTCGAGCTGCAGGACGAACTGCGCGAGAAGGCCGGCAAGCCAAAGAGCGTCTTCACCCCGCCGGTGGAGAACGCCGAGCTGAAAGAGCTGGTGCAGGCCACCGTGGAGGCTGAGATCAAGGGCGCCCTGTGCATCGTGGAAAAGATGGCCCGCCGCGACGCCCGCAAGGCTTTGAAGGTCAAGGCCGTGGAAGCCGCCAAGGCCACCTTCCCCGACGACGCCACCGTCCCGGCCAAGGCCGCCGAGATCTTCGAAGCCCTGGAAAAAAAGACCATGCGCGCCTACATCCGGGAAACCGGCACGCGCATCGACACCCGCGACACCAAGACCGTGCGCCCCATCGACATCCAGGTGGCAGTGCTGCCGCGCACCCACGGCTCCTGCCTGTTCGCCCGCGGCGAGACCAAGGCCCTGTGCGTGGCCACCCTGGGCTCCACCGGCGACGAGCAGCGCATCGAGACCCTGGCCGGCGAGACGTCCAAGCGCTTCATGCTCCACTACAACTTCCCCCCCTACTGCGTGGGCGAAGTAAAGCCCGTGCGCGGCCCATCACGGCGCGACATCGGCCACGGCGCCCTGGCCGAACGCTCCATCCTGCCTGTTCTGCCCGAGCCCGGTGAATTCCCCTTCACCCTGCGCGTGGTGTCCGAGGTGATGGAGTCCAACGGTTCGTCCTCCATGGCTTCGGTCTGCGGCGCCTCCCTGGCCCTGATGGACGCTGGCGCGCCCATCAAGGCTCCGGTGGCCGGCATCGCCATGGGCCTCATCAAGGAAGGCGATGACTATCTGGTTCTCACCGACATCCTGGGTGACGAAGACGCCATGGGCGACATGGACTTCAAGGTTGCCGGCAGCGCCGAGGGCATCACCGGCATCCAGATGGACATCAAGATCACTGGCATCCCTCAGGAGGTCATGCGCCGCGCCCTGCACCAGGCCCGCGACGCCCGCCTTGGCATCCTGGACAAGATGAACTCCACCCTGGCCGCGCCGCGCACCGAATTGTCGCCGTACGCGCCACAGCTCACCGTGGTGGAGATAAACCCCGAGAAGATCCGCGAAGTGATCGGACCCGGAGGCAAGACCATCAAGGCCATCACCGCCTCCACGGGCGCTTCCATCGACATCGACGACTCCGGCAAGATCTCCATCTTCGCCCCCACCCAGGAGGCCATGGAGCGCGCCAAGGAGATGGTCCTCTTCTACGACCAGAAGGCGGACCTGGGCCGCAACTACCAGGGCAAGGTCAAGAAGATCATCGACTGCGGCGCGGTGGTGGAAATCCTGCCCGGACTGGAAGGCCTGGTCCACGTTTCCCAGCTGGATATTAACCGCGTGGAGAACGTGGGCGACGTGGTGGCCATGGGGCAGGACCTGGAAGTGAAGGTCATCGCGGTGGAGCCCAACGGACGCATCCGGCTTTCGCGCAAGGCCGTGCTCCTTGAGGAACAGGGCGAGACCATCGACCTGAACGACTTCGCGGCCCCCTCCCGCCCGCGCGGCGACCGTCCCGGCGGCGACCGCCGCGGCGGCAGCTGCGATCGCGGTGGACGCGGCGGCGATCGAGGCGGACGCAGGTAG
- the truB gene encoding tRNA pseudouridine(55) synthase TruB, with the protein MHGVLVLDKPKGPTSARCLEIVKRQLGQKKIGHAGTLDPMATGVLVVLLGEGTKIASYVTEGQKIYTGRLRLGQNTDTFDAEGTVTAEAPWEHLAPEAVREAVLSWTDMTTQEIPPYSAVKVNGQPLYKKARKGEEVPVIVKPVTVFEAEVTSMDLPHVNFRVKVSPGAYVRSLVHSLGTRLGCGAHLTELTRECSHPFELRQAVSLDALLEKPERLAERVVPLASALPHLPKLVLNQAQAKMVKDGKMLAVSDLPGPHSRVLLADEAGWPVALAEPQDRDGTWRWAILRGLNPAGETPTAIVPQQD; encoded by the coding sequence ATGCACGGGGTGCTGGTGCTCGACAAGCCCAAAGGCCCCACCTCGGCGCGCTGCCTGGAGATCGTCAAGCGCCAGCTCGGGCAGAAGAAGATCGGCCACGCCGGAACCCTGGACCCCATGGCCACCGGGGTGCTGGTGGTGCTTCTGGGCGAGGGGACCAAGATCGCCTCGTACGTGACCGAAGGCCAAAAGATTTACACGGGCCGCCTGCGCCTGGGCCAGAACACCGACACCTTCGACGCCGAAGGCACGGTGACGGCCGAGGCCCCGTGGGAGCACCTGGCTCCCGAGGCGGTTCGCGAGGCGGTTCTCTCCTGGACGGATATGACCACCCAGGAGATACCGCCCTACTCGGCGGTGAAGGTGAACGGCCAACCTCTTTACAAGAAGGCCCGCAAGGGCGAAGAGGTGCCGGTCATCGTCAAGCCGGTAACGGTTTTTGAAGCGGAAGTGACCTCAATGGACCTTCCGCATGTGAATTTCCGGGTGAAAGTGAGCCCCGGCGCCTACGTTCGCTCCCTGGTCCACAGCCTGGGGACGCGACTTGGGTGCGGAGCCCACCTGACCGAACTCACCCGGGAGTGCAGCCATCCCTTCGAGCTTCGCCAGGCCGTCTCCTTGGACGCGCTTCTGGAAAAGCCCGAACGGCTGGCCGAACGGGTTGTTCCGCTCGCGAGCGCCCTGCCCCACCTGCCGAAGCTGGTTCTGAACCAGGCCCAGGCCAAAATGGTGAAGGATGGCAAGATGCTCGCGGTTTCGGACCTTCCCGGCCCTCATTCGCGGGTATTGCTCGCGGACGAGGCTGGCTGGCCCGTGGCCCTGGCCGAACCCCAGGACCGGGATGGCACATGGCGCTGGGCGATTCTTCGCGGCCTGAACCCCGCCGGGGAAACGCCCACGGCAATTGTGCCCCAACAAGACTAA